Proteins encoded in a region of the Thermodesulfobacteriota bacterium genome:
- the ffh gene encoding signal recognition particle protein → MFESLTERLNLVFKKLRGYGKLTEQNIQDGLREVRLALLEADVNYKVVKDFVNTVHERAVGQEVLDSLTPGQHLIKIVQEELTALMGGQKQDINFSGKWPVSIMLVGLQGSGKTTTAGKLALHLRGKGRRPYLVPADIYRPAAIDQLQKLANDLNMPAYPSVPDMKPLDICQRAMTLAREKAYDTVIIDTAGRLHIDTVLMDELKGIEAAIDPSEIILVADAMTGQDAVNIAEKFNQTLGLTGIILTKMDGDARGGAALSIKAVTQKPIKFVGVGEKLDALEPFYPDRMASRILGMGDVLTLIEKAQATLDAKKAVELEKKIRKESFTLEDFRDQLQQIKKMGTLEQIIGMIPGLNKIKSLQGLRPDESELVRIEAIINSMTKVERCNYTIINGSRRRRIAQGSGTSVQDVNKLLKNFVHMQKMMKKLKKGGLRNIQNLFSG, encoded by the coding sequence TTGTTTGAAAGCTTAACCGAACGCCTTAACCTCGTTTTCAAGAAGCTTCGGGGCTACGGCAAATTAACAGAGCAGAATATTCAGGACGGCCTTCGTGAAGTGCGCCTTGCCCTCTTAGAGGCTGATGTAAACTATAAAGTCGTTAAAGATTTTGTCAATACAGTCCATGAACGAGCTGTCGGACAGGAGGTATTGGACAGTCTTACCCCGGGGCAGCACCTTATTAAGATAGTTCAGGAGGAATTGACCGCCCTGATGGGGGGGCAGAAACAAGACATTAATTTTTCGGGGAAATGGCCGGTGTCTATCATGCTGGTTGGTCTGCAGGGTTCGGGCAAGACCACCACGGCGGGTAAGCTGGCCCTACACCTGCGGGGGAAGGGGAGGCGCCCTTATCTGGTGCCGGCCGATATATATAGGCCGGCGGCTATCGACCAGTTGCAAAAATTGGCCAATGATTTGAACATGCCCGCTTATCCGTCTGTGCCGGATATGAAGCCCCTGGATATTTGCCAGAGGGCTATGACTCTGGCCAGGGAGAAGGCCTATGATACCGTCATCATAGATACAGCAGGGCGCCTGCACATTGATACGGTACTCATGGATGAACTGAAAGGCATCGAGGCGGCCATTGATCCTTCGGAAATTATTCTGGTAGCCGATGCCATGACCGGTCAGGATGCGGTTAATATAGCCGAGAAGTTTAACCAGACCCTGGGGCTAACGGGTATAATTCTCACTAAAATGGATGGCGACGCCCGCGGAGGAGCGGCCCTGTCTATAAAAGCGGTTACTCAGAAGCCGATTAAATTTGTTGGAGTGGGTGAAAAATTAGATGCCTTAGAGCCTTTCTATCCGGATCGCATGGCCTCCCGCATACTGGGGATGGGTGATGTCCTGACTCTTATTGAGAAGGCCCAAGCCACTCTTGATGCCAAGAAGGCCGTAGAACTTGAGAAAAAGATCAGAAAAGAGTCTTTCACCCTGGAGGACTTCCGGGATCAACTACAGCAGATAAAAAAGATGGGGACTCTGGAACAAATTATCGGCATGATTCCCGGACTAAACAAGATCAAATCATTGCAAGGATTGCGTCCGGACGAGAGCGAGTTGGTCAGGATAGAGGCTATTATAAATTCCATGACCAAGGTGGAACGATGCAATTATACAATCATAAACGGAAGCCGCAGGCGACGCATCGCCCAGGGCAGCGGCACCTCGGTGCAAGATGTAAATAAGTTGCTGAAAAACTTTGTTCACATGCAAAAGATGATGAAAAAACTCAAAAAGGGTGGACTGAGAAATATACAAAATCTGTTTTCGGGATAG
- the rpsP gene encoding 30S ribosomal protein S16, whose translation MAVRIRLARRGDKKSPFYRLVVANSESPRDGKFIDRIGTYDPKQTPHVVQVDEQKLAAWLQKGAKPTDTVRSLLISGGLLKK comes from the coding sequence ATGGCAGTTAGAATCCGATTGGCGCGGCGGGGAGACAAAAAAAGCCCCTTTTATCGTCTGGTAGTAGCAAACTCAGAATCGCCGCGAGATGGTAAATTTATTGATAGAATAGGCACTTATGACCCCAAGCAGACGCCCCATGTCGTCCAGGTGGACGAGCAAAAGCTGGCCGCCTGGCTGCAGAAAGGGGCCAAGCCTACAGACACAGTAAGGAGCTTACTTATCAGCGGCGGCTTGTTAAAAAAATAA
- a CDS encoding KH domain-containing protein, which translates to MKELIRYIARALVDNPDAVEVNEIEGEQTSVIELKVAKEDLGKVIGKQGRTARSMRTILSAASTKLRKRSVLEIIE; encoded by the coding sequence ATGAAGGAATTGATCAGGTATATTGCACGCGCTTTGGTCGATAATCCGGATGCAGTGGAAGTTAATGAGATAGAGGGCGAGCAGACTTCCGTCATCGAATTGAAGGTAGCCAAGGAGGACCTGGGAAAGGTTATTGGCAAACAGGGACGCACTGCCCGATCTATGCGTACTATCTTAAGCGCTGCCTCGACCAAGTTAAGGAAGAGGTCAGTCCTCGAGATCATTGAGTAG
- the rimM gene encoding ribosome maturation factor RimM (Essential for efficient processing of 16S rRNA): MSSRLRDEDYILIGKVVGAHGVRGVLKVLSYTESPDSFKALKAVWLKDKAGGLQELRVESAGVKGKVILLGLSGVDSRTKAESFIDSEVYCPGKWLEELPADEYYWHQIIGLTVRLEDGSVLGKIKAIFPTGSNDVYVVENGSKEYLIPAIEDVVVNIDLTNKIMTIRLLEDLLNMNDI; the protein is encoded by the coding sequence TTGAGTAGCAGGCTAAGGGATGAGGATTACATCCTCATCGGAAAAGTAGTTGGCGCTCACGGTGTCAGAGGAGTGTTGAAGGTCTTGTCCTACACCGAATCGCCCGATAGCTTCAAGGCATTAAAAGCCGTCTGGTTGAAAGATAAAGCTGGTGGACTTCAAGAGCTTAGGGTGGAATCTGCCGGCGTGAAAGGGAAAGTTATCCTTCTCGGTCTATCGGGAGTGGATTCCCGCACAAAGGCGGAGTCATTTATTGATTCAGAGGTCTATTGTCCAGGAAAGTGGCTTGAAGAGTTACCGGCTGACGAATACTACTGGCACCAGATTATAGGGTTGACGGTCCGATTAGAAGATGGGTCTGTCCTGGGAAAGATAAAGGCCATTTTTCCGACCGGCAGTAATGACGTCTATGTAGTCGAAAATGGATCAAAAGAATATCTTATCCCGGCTATCGAGGACGTAGTGGTTAATATAGACCTGACGAATAAGATCATGACGATCCGCCTGCTGGAAGATTTGTTGAATATGAATGATATTTGA
- the trmD gene encoding tRNA (guanosine(37)-N1)-methyltransferase TrmD has product MIFDILTIFPQLPSSVLAEGILGKAVKEGKVTVRVINLRDYTTDKHQITDDRPYGGGEGMVMKPEPIYRAIRAIKAEDVGTRVVLLSPQGRLYTQAVAGEMSAHSHLFIICGRYEGIDERLLHFVDDEISIGDYVLSGGELAALVLIESITRLLPGVLGSPDSAARDSFMDGLLKYPQFTRPQVWQGLEVPSVLLSGDHEKIALWRRKEALKHTLLKRPDLLKTTALPVEDRRLLEEIERERKLKAG; this is encoded by the coding sequence ATGATATTTGATATCTTGACCATATTCCCACAACTGCCATCTTCAGTCCTGGCCGAAGGTATTCTGGGCAAGGCCGTCAAGGAAGGCAAGGTCACCGTCAGAGTTATAAATCTGCGGGATTACACCACAGACAAACATCAGATTACGGATGATCGTCCCTATGGCGGTGGTGAGGGGATGGTGATGAAGCCCGAACCGATCTACCGGGCCATCCGGGCCATTAAGGCTGAAGATGTCGGAACCCGGGTGGTTCTGCTCAGCCCGCAAGGCCGGCTTTATACACAGGCCGTAGCCGGAGAAATGAGCGCGCATAGTCACCTATTCATTATTTGTGGGCGTTATGAAGGCATTGATGAACGGCTTCTTCATTTTGTAGATGACGAGATATCCATCGGCGACTATGTCCTTTCCGGGGGAGAATTAGCCGCACTGGTGCTTATTGAATCGATAACCCGGCTGTTGCCGGGTGTACTGGGTTCGCCGGATTCGGCGGCCAGAGATTCTTTTATGGACGGCCTTCTGAAGTATCCCCAGTTTACCAGGCCGCAGGTATGGCAGGGATTGGAGGTTCCGTCTGTTTTATTGTCCGGAGATCATGAAAAGATCGCTCTCTGGCGCCGCAAAGAGGCCCTGAAGCATACCCTGCTCAAGAGGCCGGATTTGTTGAAGACCACAGCCCTTCCTGTTGAGGACCGCCGTTTGCTGGAAGAGATTGAAAGAGAGCGCAAACTGAAGGCCGGCTGA
- a CDS encoding RNA methyltransferase, whose amino-acid sequence MQNKVRVDIALVHYPVYNKKGSVIASAVTNLDLHDLARLAKTYDLGAFHVITPVKEQQVFIGRVLDHWLFGWGGMYNKDRVDALNLVRVSDSIKQARESIQAGTGKEPVVLATGARERGPALGIEEARRLLAGDRPLLLIFGTAWGLAGEVIEQADYVLKPVQKCATYNHLSVRSAAAIIVDRFLGDRG is encoded by the coding sequence ATGCAAAATAAGGTTCGGGTGGACATAGCGCTTGTCCACTATCCTGTGTATAATAAAAAGGGCTCTGTTATTGCCTCAGCCGTAACCAATTTAGACTTACATGATTTAGCGCGGCTGGCGAAGACTTATGATCTGGGCGCCTTCCATGTTATAACCCCGGTCAAAGAACAACAGGTTTTTATAGGGCGGGTACTTGACCATTGGCTTTTCGGCTGGGGTGGCATGTACAATAAGGACCGGGTAGATGCCCTTAATTTGGTACGGGTTAGCGATTCCATCAAACAGGCACGGGAAAGTATTCAGGCCGGAACCGGCAAGGAACCCGTTGTCCTGGCTACAGGCGCCAGGGAAAGAGGGCCGGCGCTTGGTATAGAAGAGGCGCGGAGGCTGTTAGCGGGTGATCGCCCGCTATTGTTGATCTTCGGCACGGCCTGGGGATTAGCCGGAGAGGTAATAGAACAAGCCGATTATGTTTTAAAGCCTGTGCAAAAATGCGCAACCTACAATCACCTTTCTGTGCGCAGCGCTGCGGCTATTATAGTAGATAGATTTTTGGGTGACAGAGGATAG
- the rplS gene encoding 50S ribosomal protein L19: MDVMELIEREQMRGDLPDFRPGDKVKVHVKIKEGEEKERIQVFEGIVIRMRGGLADTTFTVRKVSYGVGVERTFLLHSPRIDRIEVISHGQVRRAKLYYLRKLSGKAARIKEKR; the protein is encoded by the coding sequence ATGGATGTAATGGAACTGATTGAACGTGAACAGATGCGGGGCGATCTGCCTGATTTTAGACCAGGGGATAAAGTAAAGGTCCACGTCAAGATAAAAGAAGGCGAAGAAAAAGAGCGCATTCAGGTCTTTGAGGGGATAGTTATCCGTATGCGCGGGGGCCTTGCTGATACTACCTTTACTGTGAGGAAGGTTTCCTATGGCGTGGGAGTAGAGAGGACTTTCCTTTTACATTCACCACGTATTGATCGTATTGAGGTCATCTCTCACGGCCAGGTACGCCGGGCGAAACTTTACTATCTCCGCAAATTGTCCGGAAAGGCGGCTCGCATTAAGGAAAAGAGGTAG
- a CDS encoding ribonuclease HII, translating to MWELASPEFEGGERLFWERKLHLQGVRFVAGVDEVGRGPLAGPVVAAAVILPPTGEFTGINDSKVLSARQRASCDDLIRSQAISIGIGAVESEEIDQINILQATLKAMQIAVAQLNPRPDYLLVDGIVPMPAVIPQKTIVQGDSRSVSIAAASIIAKVYRDALMDKYHEQYPVYNFGRNKGYGTREHRQAIKKHGCCPIHRRSFRGVKEYVVG from the coding sequence ATGTGGGAGCTTGCCTCGCCCGAATTTGAAGGAGGCGAACGTCTATTCTGGGAGAGAAAACTTCACCTTCAAGGTGTGAGGTTTGTAGCCGGGGTAGATGAGGTCGGGCGGGGGCCACTGGCAGGACCGGTGGTGGCTGCCGCTGTTATTCTGCCTCCTACCGGTGAATTTACGGGGATCAATGACTCTAAAGTCCTTTCTGCCCGCCAGCGAGCCAGTTGCGATGATCTTATCCGTAGCCAGGCCATATCTATAGGCATCGGCGCCGTAGAGTCAGAAGAGATCGATCAGATTAATATCCTTCAAGCCACGCTTAAGGCTATGCAAATAGCCGTGGCTCAGCTCAATCCCAGGCCGGATTATCTCCTGGTGGACGGCATTGTGCCTATGCCCGCCGTCATTCCCCAAAAAACCATAGTCCAGGGGGATTCCCGAAGCGTATCTATTGCTGCGGCCTCCATCATTGCCAAGGTATATCGGGATGCGCTTATGGATAAGTACCATGAGCAATATCCGGTGTATAACTTTGGCCGGAACAAGGGCTATGGCACCAGAGAACACCGCCAGGCCATTAAGAAACATGGCTGCTGCCCCATACACCGGCGGAGCTTTCGCGGTGTAAAGGAGTATGTGGTTGGATAA
- a CDS encoding YraN family protein — protein MDKILAGKKGEDLAVTFLKKTGYVILARNYRDSMGEVDIIAEEDGALVFIEVKSRGSLRYGDPKEAITAHKKRQLSRTALAFINKNGLFRQRARFDVVAIQFAGGQPQFELIKNAFDVSY, from the coding sequence TTGGATAAGATCCTCGCCGGCAAAAAGGGAGAGGACTTAGCCGTGACATTCCTCAAAAAAACCGGGTATGTTATTTTGGCCAGAAACTACCGGGACAGCATGGGAGAGGTGGACATTATTGCGGAAGAAGATGGGGCGCTGGTGTTCATAGAGGTTAAATCCCGTGGCTCCCTTAGGTATGGAGATCCCAAGGAGGCTATTACTGCCCACAAAAAAAGACAGTTGTCCAGGACGGCCCTGGCGTTTATAAATAAGAACGGGCTTTTCAGACAACGAGCCCGCTTCGACGTGGTGGCCATCCAATTTGCAGGTGGCCAGCCGCAGTTTGAACTTATCAAGAATGCCTTCGATGTTAGCTATTGA
- a CDS encoding DUF6178 family protein, whose product MARKGFYVMEEQSYTKKSPADLLKLDAGETGRFLDQLPLPDRIDVIMRASAKERQALILLTSHPEKVMALFPPEELFFTIKEIGATDALPLISLTTPEQLHLILDIDWWQKDRLRPDKIFEWLRLLFACSEDKVAAWLNTVEFALLVSLFKYFADAFKVGTEEDRLEEIDAFPPFTVDNYYFIRFKKPGVQETLGRIVEIAREINPKLYFDLMESMIWDVEVESEEAAYKWRQARLAEHGVPTFHEALDIYKPPSIPDPSRVRPVVHPSLIESDIESKTPAPVYPLTVPERPTFLLKVLELIGDQELLDRIKREWAHVCNHVVMADVLDFDEMKDIRRGLQKASRYLNIGLEYISQGQPEQARQLLEATPLTEIFRFGYAQTIALKKKAVFMVNKGYVEKDLSPADEPWRWFLAGGLRRHPLYYDPFGEDRMDRDDDYRDFGALREVEETKERLEEAGFIGRLMKERFTDYGLIKDLPLATCNIQMAIDLTWSVILFTVVSQKLLSNTPRLWPLTVEELHTLFPRLWAEGSKEKGRKLSPDIKEEMEKTLLGPFFSPAPEERGRITRYLEVCHKRIEEEMGLLDTRIPIDPRYIHVLLVEI is encoded by the coding sequence ATGGCCCGAAAGGGTTTTTACGTTATGGAAGAGCAGTCATATACAAAAAAATCACCGGCTGACTTGCTGAAGCTGGATGCCGGCGAAACAGGCCGTTTTCTGGATCAGTTGCCTTTGCCGGATCGGATTGACGTTATAATGCGCGCCTCCGCGAAGGAAAGACAGGCCCTGATATTGCTGACGAGCCACCCAGAAAAAGTCATGGCCCTTTTCCCGCCGGAAGAGTTATTTTTTACGATAAAAGAGATCGGGGCCACAGATGCCCTCCCGCTCATTAGTCTGACCACTCCTGAGCAACTGCACCTTATCCTGGATATTGATTGGTGGCAAAAGGACCGCCTTAGACCCGATAAGATTTTTGAGTGGCTGCGCCTCCTCTTTGCCTGCAGCGAGGACAAGGTAGCCGCGTGGCTTAATACCGTGGAATTTGCCTTACTGGTGAGTCTGTTTAAATATTTTGCCGACGCCTTTAAGGTCGGCACGGAGGAAGACAGGCTTGAAGAGATTGACGCCTTCCCACCCTTTACCGTGGATAATTATTACTTTATTCGCTTTAAGAAGCCCGGCGTTCAGGAGACGCTGGGTAGGATCGTGGAGATTGCCCGGGAGATAAATCCAAAGCTTTACTTTGATCTCATGGAATCCATGATCTGGGATGTTGAAGTGGAGAGTGAAGAGGCTGCCTATAAATGGCGGCAGGCCAGACTGGCAGAGCATGGTGTCCCCACCTTTCACGAGGCCCTGGATATATACAAACCGCCTTCCATACCCGACCCCTCCCGGGTAAGGCCGGTTGTACATCCATCTCTGATCGAATCCGATATTGAGTCCAAAACTCCGGCGCCTGTATATCCACTGACTGTCCCCGAACGGCCCACTTTTCTACTAAAGGTCCTTGAACTCATAGGAGATCAGGAGCTTCTGGACCGCATCAAGCGCGAGTGGGCCCATGTATGCAACCATGTGGTCATGGCCGATGTGCTTGACTTTGATGAGATGAAGGATATTAGGCGGGGGCTCCAGAAGGCCTCCCGCTACCTTAATATCGGCCTGGAATATATCAGTCAGGGGCAACCCGAACAGGCCCGGCAGCTCCTTGAGGCCACGCCCCTAACCGAGATATTTCGCTTCGGCTATGCGCAGACTATAGCCTTGAAGAAGAAGGCCGTATTTATGGTCAATAAGGGCTATGTGGAGAAGGACCTTTCTCCGGCAGATGAACCCTGGCGATGGTTTTTGGCCGGGGGATTACGGAGGCATCCGCTCTATTACGACCCATTTGGCGAAGACAGAATGGATAGAGACGATGATTATCGTGACTTTGGTGCGCTACGTGAGGTGGAGGAGACTAAGGAGAGGCTGGAAGAGGCTGGATTCATCGGCAGGTTGATGAAAGAACGCTTTACCGATTATGGCCTGATAAAGGACCTGCCCCTGGCCACATGCAATATTCAGATGGCCATAGACCTCACCTGGAGTGTAATACTGTTTACTGTCGTGTCCCAGAAGCTATTAAGTAATACTCCGCGTCTTTGGCCCCTTACGGTTGAGGAACTCCACACCCTTTTCCCCAGGCTTTGGGCGGAAGGCAGCAAAGAAAAGGGGCGAAAGCTCTCACCGGACATAAAAGAAGAGATGGAAAAGACCCTGCTGGGGCCGTTTTTTTCTCCTGCACCCGAAGAGCGGGGGCGTATTACCCGCTATCTTGAGGTCTGCCATAAACGCATAGAAGAAGAAATGGGCCTTCTTGATACCCGCATCCCCATCGATCCGCGTTACATCCATGTCCTCCTCGTAGAGATTTAA
- a CDS encoding phosphoribosylformylglycinamidine synthase subunit PurQ, which produces MVKKVRSIVISGNGTNCEMEMAHACRLAGADEVDIVHISDLIYGVKRLDNYHFLNLPGGFLDGDDLGAAQAGANRFRYAMVRDSGERLLEQLLRFINAGKLVFGVCNGFQLMVKLGLLPGFDVHYTERKVTLTYNDSGRFEDRWAYLRVNSHSPCVLTKGVDRLYLPVRHGEGKFITRDASVLERLHTEGLVVLQYTRAEGDEPTMEYPWNPNGSTDAIAGICDPTGRLFGLMPHPEAYLHYTNHPRWTREKLPEEGQGLILFKNAVNFIRKHL; this is translated from the coding sequence ATGGTAAAAAAAGTGCGTTCTATTGTTATTTCCGGCAATGGCACAAATTGTGAGATGGAGATGGCCCATGCCTGCCGCCTGGCCGGTGCGGACGAAGTTGACATTGTCCATATCAGCGATCTTATTTATGGTGTCAAGCGCCTTGATAACTACCACTTTTTGAATCTGCCCGGCGGTTTCCTGGATGGAGATGATCTCGGCGCCGCCCAGGCCGGTGCCAATCGTTTTCGCTACGCCATGGTCCGGGACAGCGGAGAGCGCCTTCTGGAACAACTGCTTCGTTTTATTAATGCAGGCAAACTTGTCTTCGGCGTTTGCAACGGGTTCCAGTTGATGGTCAAGCTGGGCCTTCTGCCTGGCTTTGACGTCCACTATACGGAACGCAAGGTAACGTTGACCTATAATGACTCCGGCCGCTTTGAAGATCGCTGGGCCTATCTACGGGTGAATAGCCATTCTCCTTGCGTGCTTACAAAGGGCGTTGACCGCCTCTACTTACCGGTACGGCATGGCGAGGGGAAATTCATTACCCGGGACGCCTCTGTATTAGAAAGATTACATACGGAAGGGTTGGTGGTTCTCCAATATACACGGGCAGAGGGTGATGAGCCGACCATGGAATACCCCTGGAATCCTAATGGTTCCACAGATGCCATCGCCGGTATTTGCGATCCTACCGGGAGACTCTTCGGGCTTATGCCCCATCCTGAGGCCTATCTGCATTATACCAACCATCCTCGCTGGACACGGGAGAAACTGCCTGAAGAAGGCCAGGGGCTTATATTATTTAAAAACGCCGTCAATTTTATTCGTAAGCACCTCTAA
- a CDS encoding twin-arginine translocase subunit TatC, with product MEQEKLLQFLTVLRRSILWIITALAAATIGAYFLSGRILAALQDHLHQELAFFSVSEPFMALIKLSFAISIFALVPFIMVMLWRAVAKPYGLTRKTGLVFVLTGILLFYAGAAFCYFVTLPFGVKFLLGYQTAHVKAAISLDRFLTFCFVFILAFGIMFELPLGMVFCGRIGLCGAGFFQRYRRYAIFIVTIVAAVATPTPDVFNMMLMAVPLYALYELGIVVLRIMGD from the coding sequence ATGGAACAAGAAAAGTTACTACAATTTTTAACTGTATTGCGCCGCAGCATACTGTGGATAATTACGGCCCTGGCGGCCGCTACCATAGGCGCTTACTTTCTTTCCGGCCGGATACTCGCCGCCCTCCAGGACCACCTCCATCAAGAACTGGCTTTTTTTTCAGTTTCCGAGCCTTTTATGGCGTTGATTAAACTTTCCTTCGCCATCAGTATCTTTGCGCTTGTCCCCTTTATTATGGTAATGCTCTGGCGCGCTGTAGCGAAACCTTATGGGCTGACCAGGAAAACAGGGCTGGTATTTGTGCTTACAGGCATCCTTTTATTCTATGCCGGGGCCGCCTTTTGCTATTTTGTCACCCTTCCCTTTGGTGTCAAATTCCTCCTTGGTTATCAGACCGCGCACGTTAAGGCGGCTATTTCCCTCGACCGCTTCCTTACCTTCTGTTTTGTCTTTATTCTGGCCTTTGGGATCATGTTTGAGTTGCCTTTAGGCATGGTCTTCTGTGGCAGGATAGGACTCTGCGGAGCCGGCTTTTTCCAGCGCTACCGCCGCTACGCTATATTTATAGTCACCATTGTGGCGGCTGTCGCCACTCCTACGCCCGATGTGTTTAACATGATGCTTATGGCCGTGCCTCTTTATGCCCTATACGAGCTGGGCATTGTAGTCTTGCGGATCATGGGGGATTAA
- a CDS encoding TatD family hydrolase produces the protein MYIDTHAHLDMYDSASDRAQVVSRAHAARVRQIITIGINLPSSGQAVAIAEQYEGVFAATGIHPHDAKGVTNETYDGLRHLTKNPRVVAIGEIGLDFFKEYSPRREQEICFRQQIQLAKELRLPLIIHDRDAHDETIRILREEKAEDVGGVFHCFSGDYTFAGKCLDMGFYISIAGVVTFPKATILQDVVKNVPMDRLLIETDAPFLAPVPYRGKRNEPAYVIHVGQKIADIKGCPLVEVAQWTRKNAQALFKLPAR, from the coding sequence ATGTATATCGACACCCACGCCCACCTGGACATGTATGATTCTGCCTCAGACCGGGCACAGGTAGTCTCCAGGGCCCATGCGGCCCGGGTCAGACAGATAATTACCATTGGCATTAATCTCCCCAGCTCAGGGCAGGCAGTGGCTATTGCCGAACAGTATGAAGGCGTATTTGCCGCTACAGGCATACACCCCCATGATGCGAAAGGGGTAACCAACGAGACTTACGATGGCCTAAGACATCTGACTAAAAATCCGCGTGTAGTGGCCATTGGTGAGATAGGACTTGATTTTTTTAAGGAATATTCCCCGCGGCGGGAGCAGGAGATATGTTTCAGGCAGCAGATACAATTGGCAAAGGAGTTAAGGCTGCCGCTGATTATCCATGACCGTGATGCCCATGATGAGACCATCCGTATCTTGAGGGAAGAAAAAGCAGAAGATGTGGGCGGTGTATTCCACTGTTTCTCCGGTGATTATACCTTTGCCGGGAAGTGTCTGGATATGGGCTTCTATATCTCCATCGCCGGTGTTGTTACTTTTCCCAAGGCTACCATCTTGCAGGATGTGGTAAAAAATGTCCCTATGGATCGTTTGCTCATTGAAACCGACGCCCCATTTCTGGCGCCGGTACCTTATCGGGGGAAGCGAAATGAGCCGGCCTATGTCATCCATGTAGGCCAAAAGATAGCCGATATTAAGGGATGTCCCCTCGTAGAGGTCGCTCAATGGACACGAAAAAACGCCCAAGCCCTTTTCAAACTACCGGCCCGGTGA
- a CDS encoding Maf family protein — translation MDTKKRPSPFQTTGPVILASGSPRRQDFLRTLGLKFEVVVSHVEEAPFVDGDPARYALEMAEAKARAVSCSHPQSWVVAADTIVIIGHEVLGKPKTEKEAISMLGRLSGRWHEVITAFCLLHHEKGAAYKKAVQSRVKIKRLTTAEVASYVVTGEPMDKAGAYAVQGIGAFMVEKIEGSYTNVVGLPLSELIEAMQAVDIIRPRVASSV, via the coding sequence ATGGACACGAAAAAACGCCCAAGCCCTTTTCAAACTACCGGCCCGGTGATTCTGGCCTCGGGTTCGCCCCGGCGTCAGGATTTTTTGCGGACCTTGGGGCTTAAGTTTGAGGTGGTAGTCAGCCACGTCGAAGAGGCCCCATTCGTGGATGGCGACCCGGCCCGCTATGCCCTGGAGATGGCAGAGGCCAAGGCCCGGGCGGTTTCTTGTAGTCATCCCCAGAGCTGGGTGGTGGCTGCGGACACTATTGTCATTATAGGCCATGAAGTCCTGGGTAAACCAAAGACTGAGAAAGAGGCGATTTCCATGCTGGGCCGCCTTTCCGGCCGCTGGCACGAGGTTATCACGGCCTTCTGTCTGTTGCACCACGAGAAAGGCGCGGCATATAAAAAGGCGGTTCAGAGCCGCGTAAAGATAAAGAGATTGACTACGGCCGAGGTTGCAAGTTATGTAGTCACGGGAGAACCTATGGATAAGGCCGGGGCCTATGCCGTCCAGGGTATCGGCGCTTTCATGGTAGAGAAGATAGAGGGATCATATACCAATGTGGTCGGGCTGCCTTTATCTGAATTAATCGAGGCCATGCAGGCCGTGGATATAATCCGGCCCAGGGTAGCGAGTAGCGTGTAG